A window from Triticum aestivum cultivar Chinese Spring chromosome 6D, IWGSC CS RefSeq v2.1, whole genome shotgun sequence encodes these proteins:
- the LOC123141148 gene encoding protein STRUBBELIG-RECEPTOR FAMILY 3-like isoform X1, whose product MEPMQGRVQMWMLLWLAFCLLEHSHSLVFPFPIPFFAPSYTNQQDVDAVNELYASLGSPDLRGWAASGGDPCEEAWQGVQCLGPNITEIVLKGVRLEGKLSEALGKLTAITRLFVNLHHISVLLSVHYHFSLFIDIVFGLCSCRDLSSNNLGGELPQSMATLKSLSALHVQNNRLTGTLDVLRDLPLKDLNVENNQFAGSIPEKMLNIPKFLRNGNHFTIPIPGSSPTPATSSPSPAADPHITVIPAVTLQGTTHGGGLRRHANKVSPAKAAGFSILAASLLTIAVVVTMFVTSRRRQEMSTREGHLRAIVRSVAIWTRKPPKLGAPAYPDKQHSTVAANDIVGNTPGDCTKVAGLSAHTPLKNYNMSSIVSDKNVQWGSEESKPSRVSFNFFTVASLQQCTNNFSDENFLRETRFGKIYLAERPECKFVVLKLCHTATKMATDEFLENVRTIADLRHPNIEELVGCCVEHGQRLLVYKHFSEHTLDDMIHRGSSDAADPGNKFLWEARIAVALEAAKALEYLHDGGDGREGHVAVVHGHFRPEHVLVDGEARVRVSGCGLAPFAPPSVSGATTDWHDDALSYLGPPEEATTTEAATGRDVYCFGVVMLQLLTGRRPYDNARPRGERLLVPWAGARLHDLSALRRMADPRLRGTPVPVRSLSRFADIISRCVQVTEARSSLVSRLLGLLRCRNGVCLCAAGARVPAGDGGAGAGPDGRHGRGAHGG is encoded by the exons ATGGAGCCAATGCAAGGAAGAGTGCAGATGTGGATGCTCCTATGGCTCGCCTTCTGCTTGCTCGAGCATTCGCATTCGCTGGTGTTCCCGTTCCCCATCCCGTTCTTTGCCCCTTCCTACACCAACCAGCAAGACG TTGATGCTGTGAACGAGCTGTACGCATCACTGGGCTCGCCGGACCTCCGTGGCTGGGCTGCTTCGGGAGGAGACCCTTGCGAGGAGGCGTGGCAAGGGGTGCAGTGCCTCGGCCCCAACATAACTGAAAT AGTACTCAAAGGCGTGCGTCTAGAAGGGAAGCTGAGCGAGGCACTCGGAAAGCTCACTGCTATTACAAGATTGTTTGTGAATTTACATCATATTTCAGTTCTACTTTCTGTCCACTACCACTTCAGTTTATTTATTGACATTGTTTTTGGATTATGTTCATGCAGGGACCTGTCATCAAACAACCTCGGCGGTGAGCTGCCGCAGTCAATGGCAACGCTCAAATCCCTTTCGGCACT GCATGTGCAGAACAACAGGCTAACCGGGACACTCGATGTGCTGCGTGATCTTCCCCTGAAAGACCT GAATGTGGAGAACAATCAGTTCGCAGGATCAATCCCAGAGAAGATGCTCAACATCCCAAAATTTCT AAGAAACGGCAACCATTTCACCATTCCGATCCCTGGTTCCTCTCCGACTCCGGCAACGTCGTCTCCTTCTCCAGCTGCAGATCCTCACATTACTGTAATTCCCGCAGTTACTCTACAGGGCACTACACACGGTGGTGGTCTCCGGAGGCACGCCAACAAGGTGTCTCCGGCAAAGGCTGCCGGATTCAGCATTCTTGCTGCCAGTTTATTAACCATTGCCGTCGTTGTGACCATGTTCGTAACCTCGAGACGGCGGCAGGAGATGTCCACTCGGGAAGGGCACCTGAGGGCAATTGTGAGGAGCGTGGCAATCTGGACAAGGAAGCCTCCTAAGCTAGGTGCACCTGCCTACCCTGACAAACAACACAGTACAG TTGCTGCAAATGACATTGTGGGGAACACTCCGGGAGATTGCACAAAGGTGGCGGGTTTATCGGCACATACACCTCTCAAGAACTACAACATGTCAAGTATTGTTTCAGATAAGAATGTTCAGTGGGGCTCAGAAGAAAGCAAACCCTCGAGGGTCTCCTTCAATTTCTTCACTGTTGCATCTCTGCAACAGTGCACCAACAACTTCAGCGATGAGAACTTTCTGCGAGAAACTCGGTTTGGCAAAATCTATCTAGCAGAGCGCCCAGAATGCAAG TTTGTGGTGCTGAAGCTTTGCCACACGGCTACGAAAATGGCTACTGACGAGTTTCTGGAGAATGTTCGGACCATCGCCGACCTTCGACACCCCAACATAGAAGAGCTTGTGGGTTGCTGCGTGGAGCACGGACAGAGGCTGCTCGTGTACAAACATTTCAGCGAACACACATTGGACGACATGATCCATCGCGGCAGCAGCGACGCTGCCGATCCCGGCAACAAGTTCCTGTGGGAAGCTCGGATCGCCGTGGCCCTCGAGGCCGCCAAGGCTCTCGAGTACCTCCATGACGGGGGCGACGGCCGGGAGGGACATGTCGCCGTTGTCCACGGGCATTTCAGGCCGGAGCATGTCCTTGTCGATGGCGAGGCGCGGGTGCGCGTGTCCGGGTGCGGCCTCGCCCCGTTCGCGCCACCTTCAGTATCAGGAGCTACTACGGACTGGCACGACGACGCACTGAGCTACCTCGGCCCGCCGGAAGAAGCCACAACGACGGAGGCGGCCACAGGCCGCGACGTGTACTGCTTCGGTGTGGTGATGCTGCAGCTCCTGACGGGGCGCAGGCCCTACGACAATGCGCGGCCGCGAGGGGAGAGGCTGCTGGTGCCGTGGGCTGGCGCGCGGCTGCACGACCTCAGCGCTCTGCGCCGGATGGCCGACCCGCGCCTCCGGGGCACGCCGGTGCCGGTCAGGTCCCTGTCACGGTTCGCGGACATCATCAGCAGATGCGTGCAGGTAACTGAAGCTCGATCGTCTCTGGTTTCTCGTTTGCTTGGGCTGCTGCGTTGTCGTAATGGAGTTTGCCTATGTGCAGCGGGAGCCCGAGTTCCGGCCGGCGATGGCGGAGCTGGTGCAGGACCTGATGGGCGCCACGGAAGAGGCGCGCATGGCGGATGA
- the LOC123141148 gene encoding protein STRUBBELIG-like isoform X2 — translation MEPMQGRVQMWMLLWLAFCLLEHSHSLVFPFPIPFFAPSYTNQQDVDAVNELYASLGSPDLRGWAASGGDPCEEAWQGVQCLGPNITEIVLKGVRLEGKLSEALGKLTAITRLDLSSNNLGGELPQSMATLKSLSALHVQNNRLTGTLDVLRDLPLKDLNVENNQFAGSIPEKMLNIPKFLRNGNHFTIPIPGSSPTPATSSPSPAADPHITVIPAVTLQGTTHGGGLRRHANKVSPAKAAGFSILAASLLTIAVVVTMFVTSRRRQEMSTREGHLRAIVRSVAIWTRKPPKLGAPAYPDKQHSTVAANDIVGNTPGDCTKVAGLSAHTPLKNYNMSSIVSDKNVQWGSEESKPSRVSFNFFTVASLQQCTNNFSDENFLRETRFGKIYLAERPECKFVVLKLCHTATKMATDEFLENVRTIADLRHPNIEELVGCCVEHGQRLLVYKHFSEHTLDDMIHRGSSDAADPGNKFLWEARIAVALEAAKALEYLHDGGDGREGHVAVVHGHFRPEHVLVDGEARVRVSGCGLAPFAPPSVSGATTDWHDDALSYLGPPEEATTTEAATGRDVYCFGVVMLQLLTGRRPYDNARPRGERLLVPWAGARLHDLSALRRMADPRLRGTPVPVRSLSRFADIISRCVQVTEARSSLVSRLLGLLRCRNGVCLCAAGARVPAGDGGAGAGPDGRHGRGAHGG, via the exons ATGGAGCCAATGCAAGGAAGAGTGCAGATGTGGATGCTCCTATGGCTCGCCTTCTGCTTGCTCGAGCATTCGCATTCGCTGGTGTTCCCGTTCCCCATCCCGTTCTTTGCCCCTTCCTACACCAACCAGCAAGACG TTGATGCTGTGAACGAGCTGTACGCATCACTGGGCTCGCCGGACCTCCGTGGCTGGGCTGCTTCGGGAGGAGACCCTTGCGAGGAGGCGTGGCAAGGGGTGCAGTGCCTCGGCCCCAACATAACTGAAAT AGTACTCAAAGGCGTGCGTCTAGAAGGGAAGCTGAGCGAGGCACTCGGAAAGCTCACTGCTATTACAAGATT GGACCTGTCATCAAACAACCTCGGCGGTGAGCTGCCGCAGTCAATGGCAACGCTCAAATCCCTTTCGGCACT GCATGTGCAGAACAACAGGCTAACCGGGACACTCGATGTGCTGCGTGATCTTCCCCTGAAAGACCT GAATGTGGAGAACAATCAGTTCGCAGGATCAATCCCAGAGAAGATGCTCAACATCCCAAAATTTCT AAGAAACGGCAACCATTTCACCATTCCGATCCCTGGTTCCTCTCCGACTCCGGCAACGTCGTCTCCTTCTCCAGCTGCAGATCCTCACATTACTGTAATTCCCGCAGTTACTCTACAGGGCACTACACACGGTGGTGGTCTCCGGAGGCACGCCAACAAGGTGTCTCCGGCAAAGGCTGCCGGATTCAGCATTCTTGCTGCCAGTTTATTAACCATTGCCGTCGTTGTGACCATGTTCGTAACCTCGAGACGGCGGCAGGAGATGTCCACTCGGGAAGGGCACCTGAGGGCAATTGTGAGGAGCGTGGCAATCTGGACAAGGAAGCCTCCTAAGCTAGGTGCACCTGCCTACCCTGACAAACAACACAGTACAG TTGCTGCAAATGACATTGTGGGGAACACTCCGGGAGATTGCACAAAGGTGGCGGGTTTATCGGCACATACACCTCTCAAGAACTACAACATGTCAAGTATTGTTTCAGATAAGAATGTTCAGTGGGGCTCAGAAGAAAGCAAACCCTCGAGGGTCTCCTTCAATTTCTTCACTGTTGCATCTCTGCAACAGTGCACCAACAACTTCAGCGATGAGAACTTTCTGCGAGAAACTCGGTTTGGCAAAATCTATCTAGCAGAGCGCCCAGAATGCAAG TTTGTGGTGCTGAAGCTTTGCCACACGGCTACGAAAATGGCTACTGACGAGTTTCTGGAGAATGTTCGGACCATCGCCGACCTTCGACACCCCAACATAGAAGAGCTTGTGGGTTGCTGCGTGGAGCACGGACAGAGGCTGCTCGTGTACAAACATTTCAGCGAACACACATTGGACGACATGATCCATCGCGGCAGCAGCGACGCTGCCGATCCCGGCAACAAGTTCCTGTGGGAAGCTCGGATCGCCGTGGCCCTCGAGGCCGCCAAGGCTCTCGAGTACCTCCATGACGGGGGCGACGGCCGGGAGGGACATGTCGCCGTTGTCCACGGGCATTTCAGGCCGGAGCATGTCCTTGTCGATGGCGAGGCGCGGGTGCGCGTGTCCGGGTGCGGCCTCGCCCCGTTCGCGCCACCTTCAGTATCAGGAGCTACTACGGACTGGCACGACGACGCACTGAGCTACCTCGGCCCGCCGGAAGAAGCCACAACGACGGAGGCGGCCACAGGCCGCGACGTGTACTGCTTCGGTGTGGTGATGCTGCAGCTCCTGACGGGGCGCAGGCCCTACGACAATGCGCGGCCGCGAGGGGAGAGGCTGCTGGTGCCGTGGGCTGGCGCGCGGCTGCACGACCTCAGCGCTCTGCGCCGGATGGCCGACCCGCGCCTCCGGGGCACGCCGGTGCCGGTCAGGTCCCTGTCACGGTTCGCGGACATCATCAGCAGATGCGTGCAGGTAACTGAAGCTCGATCGTCTCTGGTTTCTCGTTTGCTTGGGCTGCTGCGTTGTCGTAATGGAGTTTGCCTATGTGCAGCGGGAGCCCGAGTTCCGGCCGGCGATGGCGGAGCTGGTGCAGGACCTGATGGGCGCCACGGAAGAGGCGCGCATGGCGGATGA